Proteins encoded within one genomic window of Citrobacter amalonaticus Y19:
- a CDS encoding Maf family protein, with the protein MPTLILASTSPWRRVLLEKLAMPFECAAPEVDETPLPAESPRHLVTRLAQEKAQSLAHRYPAHLIIGSDQVCVLDGEITGKPLTEEKACQQLAKASGNIVTFYTGLALYNSATGHLQTEVEPFDVHFRHLSDAEIEDYVRKERPLHCAGSFKSEGLGIALFERLEGRDPNTLIGLPLIALCQMLRREEMNPLKA; encoded by the coding sequence ATGCCTACTCTCATTCTTGCCTCCACATCTCCCTGGCGCCGCGTTTTGCTGGAAAAGCTAGCAATGCCTTTTGAATGCGCGGCTCCGGAAGTAGACGAAACGCCGTTGCCCGCAGAGAGTCCTCGCCACTTAGTCACTCGTCTGGCGCAAGAGAAAGCGCAATCACTGGCTCACCGCTATCCGGCGCATCTTATTATTGGTTCCGATCAGGTGTGTGTGCTGGACGGTGAAATCACCGGTAAACCTTTAACGGAAGAGAAAGCCTGCCAGCAGTTAGCCAAAGCCAGCGGCAATATCGTTACGTTCTATACCGGTCTGGCGCTGTATAACTCCGCGACGGGACATTTACAGACGGAAGTGGAGCCGTTTGATGTTCACTTCCGCCATCTCAGCGACGCGGAAATTGAAGACTACGTGCGTAAAGAGCGCCCGCTACACTGCGCAGGGAGTTTTAAAAGCGAAGGACTGGGAATTGCGCTCTTTGAGCGTTTAGAAGGCCGCGACCCCAACACGCTGATTGGTTTGCCGCTGATTGCGCTGTGCCAGATGTTACGTCGTGAGGAGATGAACCCGCTCAAAGCATAA
- the fabH gene encoding beta-ketoacyl-ACP synthase III, with product MYTKIIGTGSYLPEQVRTNADLEKMVDTSDEWIVTRTGIRERHIAAPNETVSTMGFEAAQRALEMAGIDKEQIGLIVVATTSATHAFPSAACQIQNMLGIKGCPAFDVAAACAGFTYALSVADMYVKSGAVKHALVIGSDVLARTCDPTDRGTIIIFGDGAGAVVLSTSDKPGIISTHLHADGRYGELLTLPNADRVNPENSIHLTMAGNEVFKVAVTELAHIVDETLEANNLDRSELDWLVPHQANLRIISATAKKLGMSMDNVVVTLDRHGNTSAASVPCALDEAVRDGRIKEGQLVLLEAFGGGFTWGSALVRF from the coding sequence ATGTATACAAAGATTATTGGTACTGGCAGCTATCTGCCTGAACAGGTGCGGACTAACGCCGATCTGGAAAAAATGGTCGATACGTCTGACGAGTGGATTGTCACCCGTACAGGTATCCGTGAACGCCATATTGCTGCGCCGAATGAAACCGTCTCAACGATGGGTTTTGAGGCGGCTCAACGCGCGCTGGAAATGGCGGGCATTGATAAAGAACAGATTGGCTTGATTGTGGTAGCGACCACCTCAGCGACACATGCATTCCCCAGCGCAGCATGCCAGATTCAGAACATGCTGGGCATCAAAGGCTGCCCGGCATTTGACGTCGCCGCAGCATGCGCCGGTTTTACTTACGCGTTGAGCGTTGCCGATATGTACGTTAAATCCGGCGCGGTCAAACACGCGCTGGTGATCGGTTCCGATGTTCTGGCACGCACCTGCGATCCAACCGATCGCGGAACCATCATTATTTTTGGCGATGGTGCAGGTGCCGTGGTGCTGAGCACCTCCGACAAGCCGGGCATCATCTCTACCCACCTGCATGCAGACGGCCGTTATGGCGAACTGCTGACGCTGCCGAATGCCGATCGTGTGAATCCGGAAAATTCGATTCATCTGACCATGGCCGGTAACGAAGTGTTCAAAGTGGCAGTCACTGAGCTTGCGCACATCGTTGACGAGACGCTGGAGGCCAATAACCTCGATCGTTCAGAACTCGACTGGCTGGTTCCACACCAGGCTAACCTGCGTATCATCAGTGCGACGGCCAAAAAACTGGGCATGTCGATGGACAATGTGGTGGTGACTCTGGACAGACACGGTAACACGTCTGCGGCCTCCGTCCCTTGCGCGCTGGATGAAGCCGTGCGTGACGGACGTATCAAAGAAGGTCAGCTCGTGTTGCTTGAAGCCTTTGGCGGTGGATTCACCTGGGGCTCCGCGCTGGTTCGTTTCTAG
- the rpmF gene encoding 50S ribosomal protein L32: protein MAVQQNKPTRSKRGMRRSHDALTAVTSLSVDKTSGEKHLRHHITADGYYRGRKVIAK, encoded by the coding sequence ATGGCCGTACAACAGAATAAACCAACCCGTTCCAAACGTGGCATGCGTCGTTCTCATGACGCTCTGACCGCAGTCACCAGCCTGTCTGTAGACAAAACTTCTGGTGAAAAACACCTGCGTCACCACATCACTGCCGACGGTTACTACCGTGGCCGCAAGGTAATCGCTAAGTAA
- the plsX gene encoding phosphate acyltransferase PlsX: protein MTRLTLALDVMGGDFGPSVTVPAALQALNSNSQLTLLLVGDPDTITPLLAKADFEQRSRLQIIPAQSVIASDARPSQAIRASRGSSMRVALELVKEGRAQACVSAGNTGALMGLAKLLLKPLDGIERPALVTVLPHQQKGKTVVLDLGANVDCDSNMLVQFAIMGSVLAEEVVGINNPRVALLNIGEEETKGLDSIRDASVVLKTIPSINYIGYLEANELLTGKTDVLVCDGFTGNVTLKTMEGVVRMFLSLLKSQGEGKKRSWWLLILKRWLQKSLARRFSHLNPDQYNGACLLGLRGTVIKSHGAANQRAFTVAIEQAVQAVQRQVPQRIAARLESVYPAGFTMLDAGNGDTSQPH, encoded by the coding sequence TTGACACGTCTAACCCTGGCGTTAGATGTCATGGGGGGAGATTTTGGCCCTTCCGTGACAGTGCCTGCAGCATTGCAGGCACTGAATTCTAATTCACAACTCACACTTCTTTTAGTCGGGGATCCCGATACAATCACGCCATTACTCGCTAAAGCTGACTTTGAACAACGTTCGCGTCTGCAGATTATCCCTGCTCAGTCAGTTATCGCCAGTGATGCCCGGCCTTCGCAGGCAATCCGCGCCAGTCGCGGTAGCTCGATGCGTGTGGCGTTGGAACTCGTGAAAGAAGGGCGAGCACAAGCCTGTGTCAGCGCCGGGAATACCGGAGCGCTCATGGGACTTGCAAAGTTATTGCTCAAACCGCTGGACGGTATTGAGCGTCCTGCGTTGGTGACAGTTTTACCGCACCAGCAGAAAGGAAAGACGGTGGTCCTCGATTTGGGGGCAAATGTCGATTGCGACAGCAACATGCTGGTGCAATTTGCCATTATGGGCTCGGTGCTTGCGGAAGAAGTGGTTGGTATTAACAACCCTCGCGTGGCCTTGCTCAACATCGGCGAAGAAGAAACCAAGGGTCTCGACAGTATTCGGGATGCCTCTGTGGTGCTAAAAACAATCCCTTCCATCAATTACATCGGCTATCTTGAAGCCAATGAGTTATTGACGGGGAAAACGGATGTTCTGGTATGTGACGGTTTTACAGGCAATGTCACATTAAAGACGATGGAAGGTGTTGTCAGAATGTTCCTTTCACTGCTGAAATCTCAGGGTGAGGGTAAAAAACGGTCGTGGTGGCTGCTGATATTAAAACGTTGGTTACAAAAAAGCCTGGCGAGGCGATTCAGTCACCTCAACCCCGACCAGTATAATGGCGCCTGTCTGTTAGGATTGCGCGGCACGGTGATAAAAAGTCATGGTGCGGCCAATCAGCGAGCGTTTACCGTCGCGATTGAACAGGCAGTGCAGGCGGTGCAGCGACAAGTTCCTCAGCGAATTGCCGCTCGCCTGGAATCTGTATACCCAGCTGGATTTACAATGCTGGACGCTGGCAATGGCGACACATCACAGCCACACTGA
- the yceD gene encoding 23S rRNA accumulation protein YceD, whose amino-acid sequence MQKVKLPLTLDPVRTAQKRLDYEGIYTSDLVERVADSVVSVDSDVECAMSFAIDNQRLAVITGDAKVSLTLECQRCGKPFPYHVHTTYCFSPVRSDEQAEALPEAYEPIEVNEFGEIDLLAMVEDEIILSLPVVPVHDSEHCEVSEADMVFGELPDEAQKPNPFAVLASLKRK is encoded by the coding sequence ATGCAAAAGGTAAAATTACCCCTGACTCTTGATCCGGTTCGTACGGCTCAAAAACGCCTCGATTATGAAGGTATTTATACTTCTGATCTGGTAGAGCGCGTCGCCGATTCTGTAGTCAGTGTGGACAGTGATGTGGAATGCGCCATGTCGTTCGCTATCGATAACCAGCGCCTTGCCGTTATTACCGGTGATGCAAAGGTTTCGCTAACGCTCGAATGTCAGCGTTGCGGGAAGCCGTTTCCTTATCATGTTCACACAACGTATTGTTTCAGTCCGGTTCGTTCTGACGAACAGGCTGAAGCACTCCCGGAAGCGTATGAGCCGATTGAGGTTAACGAATTCGGTGAAATCGATCTGCTTGCAATGGTGGAAGATGAAATTATCCTCTCCTTGCCGGTAGTTCCGGTGCATGATTCTGAACACTGTGAAGTGTCCGAGGCGGACATGGTCTTTGGTGAATTGCCTGATGAAGCGCAAAAACCAAACCCATTTGCCGTATTAGCCAGCTTAAAGCGTAAGTAA